The window TGGACCAGCTTGGGAAGGGATCTGTGACTCTGGTGCCAGCAGTCTGAGCACCTGCATCCTGTAGCAATGTCTGGGAGGTGAAGGTGTGTCTCCCCTTGCTGAGCAGGGAAAGAGGCCAAGGACTatgagaaggaaaatgtgaGGCGGATAAAGGAGATCCAGAAGAAGTGCAAGGAGAAGGAGCGAGCCCAGGAGCGCAGCCAGCCCAAGCCTGTGAAAGCTCTGTGGAAATCccagaaatatgaaaatgtgGAGTCAAAGGTGAAGGCCAAACTGCAGGTTGGTATCTGTGGAGGAGCTCTTGAGCTCTCCAGACTTGGGATGTGGCTCTGCCATGAAGGATGGTGGGATGATGGAGACAGGGGAGTCCTGGAGCCTGCAGGATCTGGGGGCATCTCAGTGCTGAAGCACAATGGGCAGATGTGGCAGTGGGGTTGTTACTGTGAGCGTGTGCTTTGGGCCCAGAGAGTGATTGCTGCAATAATCCCTGTCCTGCTTTCCCCTCACAGCCATATTTTCTGCCAAGGGATGCTCTCATCTGGCTTTTGCCCAAACATGGGGCAGTGCTTCTCTGGGGTTTGTGCCAAAAGGCTGTGGTATTTTACCCCGTGGATTGTGGTTCTCAGAGCTAGATCTGCAGGCTGCATTGAGCCTCAGTGCAGCTATTCCCACACTGTGGATACACAGTGGGCAGTGTGTATCCACAGATTTTTCCCCAAGTGATTGTCCTGGTGAATAACAACTGCTCAAGGGGGCACACAGACATCTCCAGGCAGTCAAGGTTGAGGCCTCATAGATCAGCACAGCCTGTGAGGGTGCTAAGTTGGAGCCTTTAAGTTCCTCCTCATCTCTGCATTGCTTCCCTTTCATCTGTGACCAGCTTTTGATGCTAAAATGATGTGTATTGATAAGAGCTGCAAAAATTGGCAAGACGATTCCCAAGCCAGTGGTTCCAACTGCTGTGTCCCTTCCTGGTGTGTCACCAACCTCTTTGATATCTGTGACCCTTCCACACATGGGAGCAAACCCACGAGTGCTTCAAGAACACCAGCCTACGCTCTTGTTTGACAAAATCCTCTGGGTTAGAGGAAGGTTGAGctcatttcttcctttgttttgggGAAAGGGGGTGGTCTCTGCGCAGGCAGTTTCTGCGTGGTGTGTTACTTGTGCTCTGTGTATTCCTCCAGAGAGGCCCTGGCACTGACTCATGATGCTTTAACTGTTGCTGTggctctcctggagctgaggTGTTCCCTGTGAAGGATCTCCCATCTTCTGTGGAGCTGCTACTGCTGCTCAGAGTTTCAATTCATTCTGCTGGATCTTGATGACTAATGCAGAGCTTTTTCTCTGTCATTTGTCCCTAAGGCTGTTAACTGTAGCAGCTGTCTTGGAAAGGGTTCTGGCAGTCCCAGTGTTCCTGTGGAGAAAGATGGGgaagccctgtgctctgtgctcctgaGACACACAGACAATCAACTTCGAGCCAACTGTGCTAGGCAAAGGCAGCTCTCTAACTTACCAGAGAGGTCCAGATCTCCTGTTGAAACCAGACTGATCATCTTTGGAGCATGAACAGTCTGGGCAGTGCTGAGGGCATCCCACACCCTGTTCCTCACACCAAACCCACCAACGTGGCTGTCCAATCCCACCATCAGTCTGCACCTCTGCCCAGCTGAATGGGCCAGGCAAGAAGGAATCTTCCCCAGGGAACTGCAGATCAGCTGAGATCTTGGGTGTTTGTAAAGGTCTGGGGGTAGCCCTGTGCAGTTCCCATCACTCCCAAGGGCAGAGCAGTGCCCCAGCTGCATTTTTCGTAAGGTCACCCACTTGCCACAGTGCCAACTTTCAGTTTTCCGGGTTTGTTTGGGACATGACTGTCTGAGATAGTCCCAAACTGCCTGCTAGACATCAAGTCCTGTCACCCTGTGCCACAGCCTTTGAAGATGCCCCTCAGATGCAATTCCACCAGACTCCTTCACtttgctcctttttctttctcgAGTGATATAACCACAGATTTGAGGTGTtgagcagagcagcacttgAGAACAGCACCTCAGCAGGCAGCTTTGTACCTACCTGCATGATCCAAATGTGTTTCTGCAGAGTTCCCCCCATTTCTTAGCAGTTCATTCAGTGGCCCAGCCTGGATCTGTTGCTGTTTGTTGGCCGTTGCTGACTGAACTACAGATTGTCTTCCCCCAAGAACTTCCCCCAGGCCATGGCAGAAAGCATGTGCTGTTGTGTGCCTGCTGGAGGCCTGTGGCTGAGCTTGTGGTTGACCACCCAGACTCAGTTGACAGGGTTTTTATTTGCTCCAGCCTCTCTCCACTGGTGGATCTTTTCTTGCCTTTCCCAGGAGACCTCCCCACCTCCAAATCCCGAGGCTGTGAATTTCCTGAGGGCATATTCTCGCTGTGGCTCTGGGATCAAGCCATGCAGACCACTGTCCCCAAGGCTTGTCAGAGCAAAAGCAGGAGCAGACACAGAGGCTCCAGAGACACAGGGTGCTGAGAACAAGGTGAGTTACACACTAACTGCATCCATCCCAGGGATTTCTGGCACTGATCCACTGCTCCTGCTTTGAACTCTTCATGTCTTCTCCTAAAGTGTTGGGTCAGATGTGCTGCATGAGTGGGAGATCTGTAAATACTGTTCCTGGATGAAGGGAAGAAACAGGGTCTTGGTCACTGAGGTGGTGAGATGGATATTCAGGGACTGTAAATTCTAGCTTCATCCTCACTCATAGTTAAGGAGATCATGAAGTTCCCTGTGAAAATTCCACCTCCTTATGTCAATAGTCTTAAATCTGCTCTTCCAAGGGCTTTGCAGGAGGTCTTGGGGGTTTAGAGGCTGTTCCCGTTGTAATCAAAGGAACTGTGGCTTCTGGACATTAGATAAAAATTTGGGAAATAAGTGCATTTTAGTAAGAGTTAAATCAGCATTAATAGTTAAACCTTTCAAGTAGTCTGTTTGAAGGTCCTAACAGCTCCATGACTCATGTCCTTTTCCCTTGGCAAGTGTGAGATTGTCAGTTTGTTGGCTCCTAAATGCCATGAATGACTTTATTAAACAAGACATGGTCTTCAAAGGAGGAAGACCAGGGAAATCTTAAATGCAAACACAGCCACCTTCCCCACTGTTTTGtccagcagaggagctgtggtggAGGTGCTGTCAATGGGGAAGTGCCCCAAGGATCAGCAAAgttcctgctctgccagggattCTGTTGCATTTCCTGGCCTGGTGAGCACCCAACCTGTTTTTCCTCTGCCCTGAAAATGCAGCAGTAGGAGCCATGGGGACTATGTCatgcctgtttttttctgtccttctggCTTTTAAGGCATGCGGTCATCTTGGGGAACTTAAAGAGGTGAGGTTTGGGCTTGGCTTTTGGTGCTTGCCTTCCCAAACCATGGCCATAACTCTTACCTGTCCGTGGCTTCACACTGTGCCTATCCTGCTGTCATACAATTCAGTATCTCGTgtgctgtatttttcctttttcccttgtGTAGACGGTGGCAGCTGGCTGCGTGCAGGTGCCCAGCCTGCCCTTGATGCCTGACTCTCTCTTGTTCCAGATGCAGGTGGAGGGCAGGAGCGTTGACTTCATCAGGCACAACGCCTGCACTGCCAAGCGAGCCCCGCTGCGCCgctcccagtccctgcaggCGCTGGccgagctgctgcagcagaagcaccGGGAGCAGGAGGAATACAACACCAAGCAAAAAGGACACGTCCCCCAGTAGTATGTGTGCCCCTGTCTGCTCCACGGGACTGTAACAGCCTTAACTGCCCCCCCTCTTGCAGTGTGCAGCAGGGACCTGGGGTGTAAATGCTGTCTCTCCTGCTTTCTTGACTGAACCAGCATCCCATGCCCAGTGTGACAGGGCTTAGAGGGAGTATTATCTCCTCTTCCATTGCTTCCATTGCTTGTACAATGAGGCTGATATGGGGAAGCTCTGTGTACCTTGAGAAATGTGCTCCTGCCCCTTTGTAAGCTTTGTTCCATGTGATGTAGCTTTGGCATTAAAAGCTCTGGTTTTGGAGAGGCAGAGAGCTCACTCTGTCTCACAAGTGTTCATCCTGCCTTGGACCTGGGTTCTGAGGAACATCCAGCTAGTGCTGTGCATTTTGGGGCTCTGCATGGGAAACAGACCCTGTTCTAGGACTGACTGTGGTGGCAGTCCTTTGGCTGTActgtcctctgccagcatcCCTGGCCATGAGCTGCTCTGTCCGATTTCATTCTGCCCCTGACCCACAGATGGTTTGGTGAGGACTCAGTGAGCCAGaaatgaggagcagcagcccttgTCTCCAAGGAGCACAGATTGGCCTGAGTGCATCTCTCCCAGCAGCCCTTTGGTGCATGTGGAGCACATTTGCTGGTCCACATGTGTGGTTTAAACACGGTGTATCCCCCACCATGAGGGTGTGTGCCAGCACGTGGGTCCTCAGCCGGTGACACGGAACCCGGCGGGGTTTGAAGGGGACATTCCTGACCTCTGCCTGTGCCTCTGGGACCCCTCCTGCCAGATGTGCTGACACCTGCTCTCCTTTGCCTGCAGCCTGCTGGAGAGGAAGGAGCTGTGGCGCAAGCAGATGGAGGAGCGGCTGCGGAACCTGCCGGACCCCGACACGCCACCTGGTCACACCATGATGCCCGAGAGCCAGCGCCTGGACACCCTGAGCAATCTGAAGCAGAGtaagaggaaaagaagcaggGATTCCAGCTCAGGAGAACAGACAGTCCTAGACAGGATTAGGGAGaagagacacagggacacagagtcCTGCCACTTGGAGATTAAGGCATGTGTAGGCAGGATGTGAGCTGTATGCATGGAAAGAGCAATCAATGTCCTGCAGGTTACAGGACTGGCTCTCTGGAGCAGACTTGTCCAGTGGACCTGATGTTAGGGTTGCTATTGCTCCTAAAATCTTAGAAAGATtttggttggaagagaccttcagaGGTCTCTAGTCCAATCCTTGGTTCTCAAGGCTGGAGCAGGTCCCTCAGGTCCTTGTCCAGCTGAGCTTTAAATAGAAGTATTCTAGGACCTTTTTCCAATGCTGCTGTTGTGTTCATGGTCATagcactagaaaaaaaattgatttctttGCTCTTCAACTTAgacaacttctttttttctctttttacagGCCAGGAGCAGTTGATAAAGGACCTGGTTCTGCTTCCAATGCGTGGAGACAGCCTCAAGATGCAGAAGAGGCGGGTAGAGCTCGAGAGGAAGCTCTCCCAGATAGACGAGGCAATCAAAATTTTCTCAAGGCCAAAAGTCTTCATCAAGTTGGACTCCTGAGCTGGTGGGACCaggtgtgctgtgctgctctgcctgaaCATCCTTTGTTGCTGGGCAGGAATGGACATCACTTTTTGGGAAGGAATGAGAGGAAGTCAAGTTCCAGACCGTGGGCCCATGCAAGTGTCCACAACAGTATCCAATATGCAGCTGGGATCTCTTGCTCACCTTTCAGTGCTGTATCTTGTCcacaggagagggagggaggtgcCCTAATGAAGGCCCTGCTCAGGGTCTGGAGAACAGTTGTCTCTGCTGCTTGACTTGTCACAGATCAgctctgtgttttggatttgtggcATCACTTCttactttcccttttttcctacttctacaaaCTAGTATGAGGTCTCTTGTGGTGCTGCCTGTGGTATTCCTTGTCAGCCTCTTTCACCACTCTGATCTGGACCATGGCATGGCTCATCCTGAGCACCTGAGGGCTTTGGGGACAGCTTGAGTACAAGAGGCACAGACCTTCAGTGTGTTCTGCCCAGCGAAGGGCTGGGCTGTCAGGAGGGTCTGGTCAGATGTCTGGAGGAGTCTTTGTTGTCTGTGTGGCAGGAGATACTCCATTAAATCACTTTTCCATCTCACAGTGTGTGTGCAGCTCCCAGTGGGCCCAGCAGGACCTGAGGAATGGTGTGGGCAGCAGAAACTATCAGTGCTGGCACAGTGCAGGCAGGGGATGAGCCATGGGTTTCACAGGGATATGGTGGTGGGACATGCACTGGAGAAAAATCTTGCCAGATCTCTAACCACAGGctggctggacagggctgggaaggTGCCATCATGTAGGTGAGCTCACTGCTGCCTTGCCTTCAGATGCCATGCAGGAGCCTGTACAGACCTTTGCAAGGATCTTGCTACATGAAGCAAAGAAAATCGTAAGCTGTAAGGGATGGCTGGAGGGCCTTGGTGCCACAGCTTGGAGCCATATCTAGCTGAATTAGGAGAATCTCCAAGGATGGGGTTGCCCCCATCACCCTGCTGGGGTTGTCTCCAGACAGTGCCGGCCTCCCCTCAGAGGGAACACTTTTTCCCCTGAAATCCCATCAAATTTTCCCTCCTTGTAGCTTGTGCTATTGTTCTGTCTCCTTTTACTACACAGGTTGGAGATACTGTGCATGGAACCCCCAAGCAGCTGCCTTTTTGAAGGGGTTGCTTCATCCTGGGCAGAGTTTTGTGGGGTGAGGGTATTGTGGAGTATTCTAGCCCTGCCTGTGTCACTTGGCACACTGCAGTGCCCTGGGATGTCAGGGCTGATGCTGCTGCCAAGGGCTGGGGAATATTTTGGCACTCAAGGGCTGGAGAAGGTGAGATGCCAACTGGAAAATCACCCCATGTGCCCCTGGGGCCACCTCAGGGCAAACCCCACAGCTAGGCTGAGCCAGCTGGATGAGAGTGACTGGGGACCATGGGCAGAGCCCCTGGGCACCTCCCTGCCCAAAACAAGCTTGGGCTAACCAGCCCTGCTATCAGATCTGCTCTCTGGTCTGTCTGGGCCCTGGCTGTGTGCCTTGAGTGTCCTCAGCCCTTGCTgccctccctggctgccctggcCTGAGGCTCTGAATGGAGAGCTGGTGTTGGCTTTTGTTGCCCTGAGAGCTGCAGGTCTTCCTCCTTGCCAGTACCACAAGCCCTTGGCAGCAGTGAGTGCCACTATCACCAGTGCTTGGCACTTTTGGGAGAGGGACTGAGGATGCTgggagccccagcagagcagcagggcaggtgtgGAGCCCCCTGCCTTGAGCTTGGGCAGAAGGAGGATGGAGCTGCACTATCCCCAGCAGCATTTGTGGGGCTGAGTGACAGCCAAGGTGCTGCCAGACCAGGTGTCCCCTGCATTAGTAAGGGTCCTGTAGCAGGGACAAGGTGGGAATGGGGGCAGGGGGCAAGCAAGGCTGACTGCATCAGGCCAGATGGCTGCCCAAAGCAGCTTGGACACGTGTCCTGGGACATCATGATGGGTCTTGGTGGGGTCGCCCAGCGCAGCAGCGAAGTCACGTGTGCTAAAGTCAAGGCCACCACCCCTAGGCACTGCCTTCCGTGCACAGGGCTGGGGTaactccctgctgtccccctcTTCCCTGTAGTGACATGAACCAGGGACAAGCATGGTGCTTTCTAGAAAAAGTTTTACTGTCCATTGCAATATATTAATGATGCATATTtcaataaaacaattaaaaaccccCACTTGCTTGGAAGGGGAGGCAAGGGGGCTCAGAGGGGCAGTGCCCTGCTTGAGTGGGTGCCACAGTGGGGCTCCCAGGGTCACGGGGGGGTGGAAGAGGGCAGTGGGCAGCCCCTCTCCACCCCTGCCCGCTGGCCACATCATCACCCTGGTGTCCACATCCAGCCCGGATGAGCGGAAACCCGGCCGGCCACAGAATGGCACAGGCCCCTGCAGCTATAGGGTGAGGAGGGTGCCATCCTCCCGTCCgctgcccctgccagggctgccgTCGTGGCTGCCGAGGGACTGCAGGGAGCCCCGCGAGCTGTGCGGGGACAGGCTCCGCTGGAGGGGTCCGTCCGCGGGGCCCCCGTTGGGGCAGTCCCCAGGGATGTAGTGGGACGCGCTGTCGCTCTCGATGACCAGGTCGCCCTCCTCGTCGCTCTCGGCCGTGCTGTAGTTGCTCAGGTACTGCGAGGCCGGGCTGGGGGTCTGCTGGCTGGGAGTGCTGTCCGTGGACATGCCGGAGCTGCCCGAGGCCTTGCTGCTGCGGATGACGTTGTTGCGCTGGTTGGCCGGCTTGACAGTGATGATGAGGTTGTGGCTGTTGGCCACCATCATGTCGGTCACTTGGTCCAGGGACTTGCCAGCCACATCGATGCCGTTCACCTCCAGGATCTCGTCGCTCACTGCCAGCAGCCCCGTGCTCTCAGCCAAGCCGCCCTTCACCAGTCGGGAGATGAAGATGCCGGGCACCTTCTCGACGCCGTGCGGGGCCACGCGCACGCTGACGCCGTCGCGGATGTAGAAGCCCAGCGGTTTGTCGGAGCCGTGCTTGTGCAGCCGCACGCGCCGGTGCGTCTCGGGCAGGATGTCCACATCGATGATGGAGGAGATCTGGCGGAAGTCCTGGGGCATCCCGATGAGGAGGTGAGGCTTGGCCCGGTAGTGTGCTGGGCGCAGCAGCCCTTTCTTCTTCCGCTGCAAGGAGTTGGAGGCGAAGACGCTGGCATCAGACTCTGCTGTAGGGAGCAAAGGAGGACACaggtcaggcactgcagctgctggggatgTGGACGCGTGGCCTTGGccccaggtgctggagcagcagtcAGCAGAAGGGCCCTGCTCACAGGTCTCACCGGCTTTTCCTCCCCAGATCATCAGCCTGGCTTTCCCTGCAGCCTGTCTCTGCTGGGGCCCATCTCCTGGGATTACCCAGCGTACACAGGCACACAGGCCAGGATTAGTGGGATCTGAGGCAGTGATTCAGCCTTAATCACACTTTAAGCCAAACTCTGCAGTTTAACACTAGAACTGCCAGCCCTGATGGCCTGGGAGCTGAAGCCATGCCCCAGTTTCAGTCTGGGGAGAGAGGATCCCCCACACATGCGTGCTGTGGTGGCGGCCAACTCCCTTAGGGTCAGTCCAACCCCAGGGGACAGCACCAGAGTCCTTggtgccagcagagcagggctatCGCTGGCATGGTTGGTGATTGCCACCTCTGCAGAACTCTGCCATTCCCAAGGACAGAGACTCTCCCCCTCCTGGAAATTCATGCCAAGGCTGCAGCAACCTCAGGGCTCCTGAATATCCCAGACTGTGATTTGTGTCCATGTCTCTTATTCCACCATCAGGCACCTTCATACAGGGTTTGACTCCCTCCTTCTAGACCATGgtctggggctgctctgtgggGCCCAACTCCAACCCATCACCCTAGGCCTTATCTACCAGGTACTGGGGAGTATCCCCTGATTCCTCTCTGGTTTCTCCCCATCTCTTTCCATGGGGGAGCCCAGATCTGGATGCTCCATGGTCAGCACATTCCCCACAGTATCCcccacctgctccagctgcagggctgctaGGGAGGTCCCCAAGACCAGGGGACATGGGATTTCTCCCTAGGCAAGCCAGCCTGCCAAGGCTCCTGGCTTATAAATAtctccctgcacacacagccttGGCATATTTTTAGCTCGGGGAAGGGTGGCGGAGGCTTTCCCACAGCTATTTCAGCACACAGCTCCTCTCCAAGGGGTGCAGAGTGGCTGGGCCAGGCAGGTCCAGCACACCAAGGATGAGCCTGATGGTGGCCCTGGCAATGTCCCACACTTTCCACTGCCCTTCCCATGAGCCTTGGCCCAGCCAAGGAGGGCCAGTGCCATTGTCCCAGCCAGGCTGCCCCACAGGGATGGCTTCACCCAACAGGGTGATGGCACAAGAGGGGAGCCCagctgcagcttttgctttttgcCCCACTGTGGCAGGattggctgctgcagagcccacTGCCAGGagcacacctgtgtgtgtgcacagctccctgcaccTGGCCGTGTGAGAGGTTCTGCAGCCACATTCCTCAGCGACCCAGACCGGTTCAACGACAGCCCAGCCTCGGGATGACCTGGATCCATTTTAAATTAGCTGTGATTCACCCAGGACTTGCTCCTGGCCTCTCTGCTCACCTCCCT of the Cinclus cinclus chromosome 11, bCinCin1.1, whole genome shotgun sequence genome contains:
- the ENKD1 gene encoding enkurin domain-containing protein 1, translating into MCEGPSRISGPIPPDPTLFPEYYKRPSSARGRLEGNAQKLYLTSGPLDPVPNLCSALGSARQAQPAPHIRPSGKEFLEKGQKGTLSLLLQLEGISLDEGMPVKRKEAKDYEKENVRRIKEIQKKCKEKERAQERSQPKPVKALWKSQKYENVESKVKAKLQETSPPPNPEAVNFLRAYSRCGSGIKPCRPLSPRLVRAKAGADTEAPETQGAENKMQVEGRSVDFIRHNACTAKRAPLRRSQSLQALAELLQQKHREQEEYNTKQKGHVPQYLLERKELWRKQMEERLRNLPDPDTPPGHTMMPESQRLDTLSNLKQSQEQLIKDLVLLPMRGDSLKMQKRRVELERKLSQIDEAIKIFSRPKVFIKLDS
- the PARD6A gene encoding partitioning defective 6 homolog alpha — translated: MAKHHRTPARSAEPVIEVKSKFDAEFRRFAMKRSGAGSFQDFYQLLQTVHQIPRVDVLLGYTDIHGDLLPINNDDNYHKALSSANPLLRVIIQKKAESDASVFASNSLQRKKKGLLRPAHYRAKPHLLIGMPQDFRQISSIIDVDILPETHRRVRLHKHGSDKPLGFYIRDGVSVRVAPHGVEKVPGIFISRLVKGGLAESTGLLAVSDEILEVNGIDVAGKSLDQVTDMMVANSHNLIITVKPANQRNNVIRSSKASGSSGMSTDSTPSQQTPSPASQYLSNYSTAESDEEGDLVIESDSASHYIPGDCPNGGPADGPLQRSLSPHSSRGSLQSLGSHDGSPGRGSGREDGTLLTL